One region of Hydrogenobacter sp. genomic DNA includes:
- a CDS encoding cytochrome c oxidase subunit 3: MDTFLVALLTLILWASSFTILKAERSLEHNYLGGYRAWLIATMILGSAFLILHALEWRHLWEKGFTFSSNMYGTGFYSLTGVHASHVLLGVLIQLVLLLNSGRAIGKITPIKAASYY; the protein is encoded by the coding sequence TCTTTTGACCCTGATTCTCTGGGCATCAAGCTTCACCATACTCAAGGCTGAAAGGTCTTTAGAACACAACTATCTGGGCGGTTACAGAGCGTGGCTGATAGCTACTATGATACTCGGATCAGCCTTTCTTATTCTCCACGCTTTAGAGTGGAGACATTTATGGGAGAAAGGTTTTACTTTCAGTTCCAATATGTATGGTACGGGTTTTTATTCGCTTACAGGTGTTCACGCCTCACACGTTCTGTTAGGTGTTTTAATACAGCTTGTTCTTCTCTTAAATAGCGGAAGGGCTATCGGAAAGATCACACCCATAAAAGCTGCGAGCTATTACTG